In Nitrospira sp., a single genomic region encodes these proteins:
- a CDS encoding efflux RND transporter periplasmic adaptor subunit, with amino-acid sequence MNRHGWFGSSLLLVMVVATGVGLAGWKYASIQDRNQASARQPEPMESVTLAVAREFEHRQSTTSIGTVLALRSITLRNELPGTVQEVRLVPGQVVEKGIVLVALDVSVEEADLKAQQAQAALAKSVLERRQHLRRDLATAQEEVDRARADLDVALAQIARTKAVIARKTIRAPFRARVGLADVHPGQYLNEGSRLTTLQGVDDAVHVDFTVVQQVASSLRVGERVEVFVTADAPPVAATIVALDARIDPETRNEMVRAKIEGASDGPAPGASVRVRVPVGSPRKAVAVPVSALRKGPGGDQVFVIAPDKDGKLRASVRQVESGAMVGDEIVVQSGLSAGDRVAASGSFKLRDGALVTIAGDHEGSNQQSQAG; translated from the coding sequence GTGAATCGTCATGGCTGGTTCGGATCATCGCTGCTCCTCGTCATGGTTGTGGCAACGGGGGTCGGGTTGGCCGGCTGGAAGTACGCGTCAATACAGGATCGTAACCAGGCTTCCGCGCGACAGCCCGAGCCGATGGAGTCCGTGACCCTTGCCGTGGCGAGGGAGTTTGAACATCGTCAGTCTACGACGTCGATCGGGACTGTCTTAGCCTTACGATCGATTACCCTGCGCAACGAGCTTCCCGGCACCGTTCAGGAGGTCCGGCTCGTCCCCGGCCAAGTGGTCGAGAAGGGGATTGTGCTTGTCGCGCTCGACGTGTCCGTGGAGGAGGCGGATTTGAAGGCGCAGCAGGCGCAGGCCGCTCTCGCGAAATCTGTGCTCGAGCGCAGGCAGCACTTAAGGCGGGACCTTGCGACCGCCCAGGAAGAGGTGGACCGGGCGCGCGCGGATCTCGATGTCGCATTGGCCCAGATCGCCCGTACCAAGGCCGTCATCGCCAGGAAGACGATCCGGGCGCCGTTTCGTGCGCGCGTGGGTTTGGCGGATGTCCATCCGGGACAATACCTCAATGAAGGCAGCCGGCTCACGACGCTCCAAGGGGTCGACGACGCGGTCCATGTGGACTTCACCGTCGTTCAGCAGGTCGCCTCGAGCCTGCGGGTCGGAGAGCGCGTCGAGGTCTTCGTCACGGCCGACGCACCTCCCGTCGCCGCCACGATCGTCGCGCTCGACGCGCGAATCGATCCTGAGACCAGAAATGAAATGGTGCGCGCGAAGATCGAGGGAGCCTCCGACGGGCCGGCGCCGGGAGCGTCGGTGCGTGTCCGGGTTCCGGTCGGCTCTCCGCGCAAGGCCGTCGCCGTTCCCGTGAGCGCGCTGAGAAAGGGGCCGGGCGGCGACCAGGTGTTTGTGATCGCGCCGGACAAAGACGGGAAGCTCAGGGCCTCCGTGCGACAGGTTGAGAGCGGCGCCATGGTGGGGGATGAGATCGTGGTCCAAAGCGGCCTGTCGGCCGGCGATCGCGTCGCCGCGTCCGGATCCTTCAAGCTGCGCGACGGGGCCCTGGTCACGATCGCCGGGGATCACGAAGGCTCCAACCAACAGAGTCAGGCCGGCTGA
- a CDS encoding VOC family protein — translation MQKITPFLWFNGQAEEAAKFYTAVFKNSKIESLSPMSATFQLDGVEFIALNGGPQFKFTEAVSFFVRCETQKEIDYFWNKLSADGEEGRCGWLKDKFGVSWQIIPPILSEMLNDRDDAKSQRVIQAMLQMKKIDIARLKEAYERSQA, via the coding sequence ATGCAAAAAATCACCCCGTTCTTATGGTTCAACGGCCAAGCAGAGGAGGCGGCGAAGTTCTATACCGCCGTCTTCAAGAATTCCAAGATCGAGAGCCTCTCTCCCATGTCCGCGACCTTCCAACTGGACGGAGTCGAATTTATCGCGCTCAACGGCGGCCCCCAATTCAAGTTCACGGAAGCCGTTTCGTTTTTCGTTCGGTGCGAGACGCAGAAGGAGATCGATTACTTTTGGAACAAACTGTCCGCCGATGGCGAGGAAGGAAGATGCGGCTGGCTCAAAGACAAGTTCGGCGTCTCGTGGCAAATCATCCCCCCGATTCTCAGTGAGATGTTGAACGACCGGGACGACGCGAAATCGCAACGTGTGATACAGGCCATGCTGCAAATGAAAAAGATCGACATCGCCCGCTTGAAGGAAGCCTACGAAAGGAGCCAGGCATGA
- a CDS encoding MoaD/ThiS family protein gives MIRVVLPAHLRALARVNGEVTLEIEGPVTQRAILDALEARYPMLRGTVRDHVTFKRRAFVRFFACEQDRSHDSPDGVLPDAVATGAEPFLIVGAMAGG, from the coding sequence ATGATTCGAGTCGTGCTCCCGGCTCATTTGCGAGCATTGGCGCGCGTCAACGGCGAGGTGACGCTTGAAATTGAAGGGCCGGTGACGCAGCGCGCGATTCTTGACGCGCTCGAAGCCCGCTATCCGATGTTACGGGGGACGGTTCGCGACCACGTGACGTTCAAGCGTCGAGCCTTTGTGAGGTTCTTTGCCTGTGAGCAGGACCGGTCGCATGATTCGCCGGATGGCGTGCTGCCGGATGCGGTGGCGACGGGTGCTGAGCCGTTTCTGATTGTGGGGGCCATGGCGGGCGGATAG
- a CDS encoding efflux RND transporter permease subunit, producing the protein MRSFTDIFIKHPVLAVVVNLVIVLAGWRALTALPVQQYPKIESSSVIITTVYYGAGAETVRGFLSTPIERVVSAIGGVDYVESTSRAGVSTVTVHLKLNHSSTAALAEVTARLQQVRSELPPEAEPPVVEVQRADRPYASFYVSFTSTERGVPAVTDWLSRTLQPQLSTLSGVQRVTIEGGRQIAMRVWIDPDRLASFNLSPGDVQGALRRNNYLAAVGRTKGNLVQVNLLANTDLRSAAEFEELIVADRGGAIVRLKDVARVEREAEEAEMVAKYNRAEGVYLGVWPVPGANEIDVAHRLRDEMERIRPTLPKDIDMRLVWDGTMFMRNALTEITKTLSETVLIVAVVVFLFMGSVRTALVPLVAMPVSLVGAAIFMFAFGFSLNLLTLLAIVLSVGLVVDDAIVVVENVERHVRLGKSRIEAALAGARELIGPIIAMTITLATVYTPIGFQGGLTGSLFLEFAITLAVAVVLSGIVAVTLSPVMSSRFVHPQGEQGRLTSLVNGGFELVRRAYARLLDGAFRMRWGIVAASLLIMASAWPLYQFSRQELAPVEDQSHISLFFEASPDSTVAATNREHLQIVSAITAFPETEFTWSLTTAWGGFGGLVAKDWHARARSTEAMYGEVYGAVSQVPGLRVFPRLDPPLPTPGQYDVELVLQSDAPPQQMLETVGAVLGAGWQSGRFLYVDTDLKIDLPEARVILDRERLADLGLDLAGVGRELGTLLGGAYVNRFNYFDRSYKVIPQIGDKDRATVDPLLDLKIKTPGGQLVPVSTFTHIETSTAPRTLNRFQQRNAVRIFGGVKPGVTKDEGLRILEAAARAAGGPGVVLDYAGESRQIRQEGSALTVTLGFAVILIYLVLAAQFQSFRDPLIVLLGSVPLAISGALVFSFLDLTTINIYSQVGLITLVGLIAKNGILIVEFANQLQAQGFSRMDAVREASLTRLRPVLMTSAATVFGHLPLVLASGPGAAARNSIGMVLVTGMTVGTCFTLFVVPVFYSLIAAQHQPSPASEEISHERLALAGATG; encoded by the coding sequence ATGCGCTCGTTTACCGATATATTCATCAAACATCCGGTGCTGGCCGTGGTCGTCAACCTGGTGATCGTGCTCGCAGGCTGGCGGGCCCTGACGGCTCTGCCGGTGCAACAGTACCCGAAAATCGAGAGCTCCTCAGTCATCATCACGACCGTCTACTACGGCGCCGGCGCCGAAACGGTGCGCGGCTTTCTCAGTACTCCGATCGAACGGGTCGTCTCTGCGATCGGCGGCGTGGACTACGTCGAATCGACGAGCCGAGCCGGCGTCAGCACCGTCACGGTCCATTTGAAATTGAACCACAGCAGCACGGCCGCGCTGGCCGAAGTCACGGCGCGGCTTCAACAGGTGCGATCCGAGCTGCCTCCGGAAGCCGAGCCGCCGGTGGTCGAAGTGCAACGCGCCGATCGGCCGTATGCGTCCTTTTATGTCAGTTTCACGTCAACGGAGCGCGGCGTGCCGGCCGTCACCGATTGGCTGTCACGCACGCTGCAGCCTCAGCTGTCCACGCTGTCCGGGGTGCAGCGGGTGACGATCGAGGGAGGCCGCCAGATCGCCATGCGCGTCTGGATCGACCCGGATCGCCTCGCCTCGTTCAACCTGTCGCCCGGCGATGTGCAAGGGGCGCTCCGGCGGAACAACTACCTGGCGGCGGTCGGCCGGACGAAGGGGAACCTGGTACAGGTCAATCTGCTCGCGAACACGGACCTGCGCTCGGCCGCCGAGTTCGAGGAACTGATCGTCGCCGATCGCGGCGGAGCCATCGTGCGCCTGAAGGACGTCGCGCGGGTCGAGCGGGAAGCCGAAGAAGCCGAGATGGTCGCGAAGTACAACCGGGCCGAAGGCGTGTATCTCGGAGTCTGGCCCGTGCCGGGCGCGAACGAGATCGATGTCGCGCACCGGCTGCGAGACGAAATGGAACGGATCCGCCCCACCCTGCCGAAAGACATCGACATGCGGCTCGTCTGGGACGGCACGATGTTCATGCGAAACGCGCTGACGGAGATCACCAAGACGCTCTCGGAGACGGTGTTGATCGTGGCGGTCGTGGTGTTTCTCTTCATGGGCTCCGTGCGGACGGCGCTGGTGCCGCTCGTGGCGATGCCGGTCTCCCTGGTCGGGGCGGCGATCTTCATGTTCGCATTCGGCTTCAGCCTCAATCTCTTGACGCTGCTCGCCATCGTGTTGTCGGTCGGACTGGTTGTGGACGACGCGATCGTCGTCGTGGAGAACGTGGAGCGCCATGTGCGGCTGGGCAAATCGCGGATCGAAGCGGCGCTGGCCGGCGCCCGCGAGCTGATCGGCCCGATCATCGCGATGACGATCACCCTGGCGACGGTCTACACACCGATCGGCTTCCAGGGCGGCTTGACCGGCTCGCTCTTTCTGGAGTTCGCGATCACCCTCGCCGTGGCGGTGGTGTTGTCGGGCATTGTGGCCGTCACGCTGTCGCCGGTCATGAGTTCCCGATTCGTGCACCCGCAGGGCGAGCAGGGGCGGCTGACCTCCTTGGTCAACGGCGGTTTCGAACTCGTGCGCCGCGCCTACGCGAGACTGCTCGACGGCGCATTCCGAATGCGCTGGGGGATCGTCGCGGCATCGCTCCTGATCATGGCGTCGGCATGGCCGCTGTACCAGTTTTCCCGGCAGGAGCTGGCCCCCGTGGAGGATCAGAGCCATATCAGTCTGTTCTTCGAAGCGTCGCCGGATTCTACCGTGGCCGCCACCAACCGCGAGCATTTGCAGATCGTGAGCGCCATCACGGCTTTCCCGGAAACGGAGTTCACCTGGTCGTTGACCACCGCCTGGGGCGGCTTCGGAGGCCTTGTCGCGAAGGATTGGCACGCGCGGGCACGCTCGACGGAAGCCATGTACGGAGAAGTCTACGGCGCAGTGTCGCAAGTGCCGGGGCTGCGCGTCTTTCCTCGTCTGGATCCGCCGCTGCCGACCCCCGGTCAGTACGATGTCGAGCTGGTGTTGCAGAGCGACGCGCCGCCGCAACAGATGCTCGAGACGGTCGGAGCCGTATTGGGCGCCGGTTGGCAGAGCGGCAGGTTCTTGTACGTGGACACCGACTTGAAGATCGATCTGCCCGAAGCCCGCGTCATCCTGGACCGGGAACGTCTGGCCGATTTGGGGCTCGACCTGGCAGGAGTCGGTCGTGAACTCGGCACACTCCTCGGCGGCGCCTATGTCAACCGGTTCAACTATTTCGACCGCAGTTACAAGGTCATCCCTCAAATCGGTGATAAAGATCGGGCGACGGTCGATCCGCTCCTGGACTTGAAGATCAAGACGCCCGGCGGCCAGCTTGTGCCGGTCTCGACGTTCACGCACATCGAAACGAGCACGGCCCCGCGTACCTTGAACCGCTTTCAGCAACGCAATGCCGTCCGAATCTTCGGCGGGGTCAAGCCGGGAGTGACGAAGGACGAAGGGCTGCGTATTCTCGAGGCTGCGGCGCGTGCGGCAGGCGGGCCGGGGGTCGTTCTCGACTACGCGGGCGAGTCGCGGCAGATCCGTCAGGAGGGTTCCGCGCTCACCGTCACGCTCGGGTTCGCCGTCATCCTGATCTACCTGGTGCTGGCGGCGCAGTTCCAGAGCTTCCGCGATCCGCTCATTGTCCTGCTCGGCTCGGTTCCTCTGGCGATCTCCGGCGCGCTGGTGTTCAGCTTCCTCGACCTCACGACGATCAACATCTATTCGCAGGTGGGATTGATCACTCTGGTGGGGCTGATTGCGAAGAACGGCATCCTCATCGTGGAATTCGCCAACCAGCTGCAAGCGCAAGGGTTTTCGCGGATGGACGCGGTACGCGAAGCGTCGTTGACCAGACTACGGCCGGTGTTGATGACCTCCGCGGCCACCGTCTTCGGTCATCTTCCCTTGGTGCTGGCGTCGGGGCCCGGAGCGGCGGCCCGCAACAGCATCGGGATGGTGTTGGTCACGGGGATGACCGTCGGGACGTGCTTCACCCTGTTCGTCGTGCCGGTGTTCTATTCCCTCATCGCCGCCCAGCATCAGCCGAGTCCCGCAAGCGAGGAGATCAGCCATGAACGGCTCGCGCTCGCTGGAGCAACAGGGTAA
- a CDS encoding VOC family protein, with protein MGTQKKAKSKAVKRTRPASRIVWFEIPADDPERARKFYSSLFGWNIKLFPGMADYWHIDTGGSDDTPDGGLMVRKHPEQPITNYVPVSSVDAAATKVEKLGGQVRKSKTAVPRMGYFVICRDTEGNEFALWEMNERAK; from the coding sequence ATGGGGACACAGAAGAAGGCAAAATCGAAAGCGGTGAAGCGCACCCGTCCTGCATCGAGGATCGTCTGGTTTGAAATTCCCGCGGACGATCCAGAGCGCGCGAGGAAGTTTTACAGCTCGTTGTTCGGCTGGAACATCAAGTTGTTTCCCGGAATGGCCGATTACTGGCACATCGACACGGGGGGTAGTGACGACACGCCCGATGGAGGGCTCATGGTGCGCAAACATCCGGAGCAACCCATTACCAACTACGTACCCGTGTCCTCGGTGGATGCTGCTGCGACGAAGGTCGAAAAACTCGGGGGGCAAGTCCGCAAGTCCAAGACGGCCGTGCCGCGGATGGGCTATTTCGTCATCTGTCGGGACACGGAAGGCAACGAGTTCGCGCTTTGGGAAATGAACGAGCGGGCGAAGTAG
- a CDS encoding YciI family protein, whose protein sequence is MIIIKATKNSEAGIMPSETLLADMGKFNEDLANAGLLLAGEGLHASSKGARVQFSGTARAVIDGPFAETKELIAGFWLWQCKSKQEAIEWVKRCPNPMPGEESEIEIRQVFEAEDFGAAFTPELREQEDRVRAHVEAKQR, encoded by the coding sequence ATGATCATCATCAAAGCCACCAAGAATTCTGAAGCCGGGATCATGCCGAGCGAGACGCTGCTCGCCGACATGGGCAAGTTCAACGAGGACCTGGCCAACGCCGGACTGTTGCTTGCCGGCGAGGGGCTTCACGCGAGTTCGAAGGGCGCGCGGGTGCAGTTCTCCGGAACGGCGCGAGCCGTGATCGACGGACCCTTCGCCGAAACGAAAGAGCTGATCGCCGGCTTCTGGCTCTGGCAGTGCAAGTCGAAACAAGAGGCGATCGAATGGGTCAAGCGCTGTCCGAATCCGATGCCCGGCGAGGAATCCGAGATCGAAATTCGTCAAGTGTTTGAAGCGGAGGATTTCGGCGCCGCGTTCACCCCCGAACTGAGGGAGCAGGAAGACCGTGTCCGGGCGCACGTCGAGGCGAAACAACGATAG
- a CDS encoding DUF1579 domain-containing protein: protein MRMISTVILSLCLLIGAAPVLAKEKKHEKPMDPQAMMEVWKQLATPGEPHKLFAGLAGSWTTKTKEWMEPGKPPTESTGTAEMKMLLEGRFLYQEYHSQMMGQPFSGVGIDAYDNMTKRYVTAWMDSMGTGIFIMEGTASADGKTITLRGSHPEPGGGKMTHRAVWKLVDNNNQTFEMYGAHGKEKEMKFLEIAYTRKQ, encoded by the coding sequence ATGCGTATGATATCGACCGTGATTCTGTCCCTATGTCTGCTCATCGGAGCCGCTCCGGTTTTGGCGAAAGAGAAGAAACACGAGAAGCCGATGGATCCGCAGGCCATGATGGAAGTTTGGAAACAGCTTGCGACGCCGGGCGAGCCGCACAAGCTGTTTGCCGGCCTGGCCGGCAGTTGGACGACGAAAACCAAGGAATGGATGGAGCCCGGCAAGCCTCCGACGGAATCGACCGGCACTGCTGAGATGAAGATGTTGTTGGAGGGGCGGTTTCTCTACCAGGAATACCACAGCCAGATGATGGGCCAACCCTTCTCCGGCGTCGGCATCGACGCGTACGACAACATGACAAAAAGATACGTCACGGCTTGGATGGACTCGATGGGCACGGGCATCTTCATCATGGAAGGCACGGCGAGCGCCGACGGCAAAACGATCACGCTGCGCGGCTCGCATCCGGAGCCGGGCGGCGGCAAGATGACGCATCGAGCCGTCTGGAAACTGGTCGATAACAACAACCAGACCTTCGAGATGTACGGAGCCCACGGCAAGGAGAAAGAAATGAAGTTCTTAGAGATCGCCTATACAAGGAAGCAGTAG
- a CDS encoding VTT domain-containing protein, with the protein MNDIVGFLTEHGAIVVFVAVLAEQIGLPVPAVPFLVAAGALSAAGHVDLAVAAGAAVLASLAGDQVWFELGRRRGRQVLGWLCRIAIEPASCIRRTEDFFSRHGANSLIVAKFVPGLSTIAPPLAGIVGLRLSRFLLFNGIGTVLWVGTGLGVGYVFTDQLERALSVSAGLAPAAGLLALVGAIGYVVLRVLNRYRGGDPVPGITPRTVREKLRVGEQPIIVDLRPLGARREKAGIPGALPLSAEEIVAGRHDLPRDRDVILYCDCPGDAGSLAIGRLLREKGFTRVWPLAGGVEAWRAMEVEERAQEPASTNHPVAA; encoded by the coding sequence ATGAATGACATTGTCGGATTCTTGACGGAACATGGCGCCATCGTCGTCTTTGTCGCTGTTCTCGCGGAGCAGATCGGCTTACCGGTGCCCGCTGTGCCGTTTCTGGTGGCCGCCGGCGCCTTGTCCGCTGCCGGGCACGTGGACCTGGCCGTCGCGGCCGGCGCAGCCGTGCTCGCGTCGCTGGCGGGCGACCAAGTCTGGTTCGAATTGGGTCGGCGGCGCGGTCGTCAGGTGCTGGGTTGGCTCTGCCGGATTGCGATCGAACCGGCCTCATGCATCCGCCGGACAGAGGATTTTTTCAGCCGTCACGGCGCCAATTCCCTGATCGTCGCGAAGTTCGTCCCCGGTTTGAGCACGATCGCCCCTCCCCTCGCCGGCATTGTCGGATTGCGCCTGTCGCGGTTCCTGCTGTTCAACGGGATCGGCACGGTCCTGTGGGTGGGGACAGGGCTGGGAGTAGGATATGTGTTTACAGATCAACTCGAACGGGCGTTGTCGGTGAGCGCCGGTCTTGCGCCCGCCGCCGGATTGCTCGCGCTAGTCGGAGCGATCGGTTATGTCGTCTTGAGGGTCCTCAATCGATATCGCGGCGGAGATCCGGTGCCAGGAATCACCCCCCGTACAGTGCGGGAGAAACTCCGCGTGGGAGAGCAGCCGATCATCGTAGATTTGCGTCCATTGGGCGCCCGCCGAGAGAAGGCGGGGATCCCTGGGGCATTGCCGTTGTCAGCCGAGGAGATCGTCGCCGGCCGTCACGATCTTCCTCGGGATCGAGATGTGATTCTCTACTGTGATTGCCCGGGCGACGCGGGAAGCCTCGCGATCGGCCGCCTCCTCCGCGAGAAGGGTTTCACCAGAGTGTGGCCGCTCGCGGGCGGTGTTGAGGCCTGGCGAGCCATGGAAGTCGAAGAACGCGCGCAGGAACCTGCTTCAACCAATCATCCCGTGGCGGCTTGA
- a CDS encoding YciI family protein yields the protein MRYLLLVHHDEEAFSKMPETERQQMLDESVQLTHHLHADGQYVHASPLQPAATGVIVRVREGKPLVTDGPFVETREQLAGYFLIDAKDLHEAVRVATRIPGGRIGTIEVRPLRRITGLPGE from the coding sequence ATGAGATACCTGTTGCTGGTTCATCATGACGAAGAGGCCTTCAGCAAAATGCCCGAAACAGAGCGGCAGCAGATGCTGGACGAGTCCGTGCAGCTCACGCATCACCTGCACGCCGACGGTCAGTATGTGCACGCATCGCCGCTCCAGCCCGCGGCGACAGGCGTCATCGTTCGAGTTCGGGAGGGCAAGCCGTTGGTGACCGACGGGCCGTTCGTGGAGACAAGAGAGCAGCTTGCCGGCTACTTCCTGATCGATGCGAAGGATCTCCACGAAGCCGTCCGGGTCGCCACCAGGATTCCCGGTGGACGCATCGGCACGATCGAGGTGCGACCGTTGAGGCGGATCACAGGGTTGCCCGGAGAGTAG
- a CDS encoding YciI family protein, producing the protein MKYMLLIYLEEKAGLSEAERQDCYKESSQLAHELHLKGQYVSANPLHETSMATSVRVRDGKRFVTDGPFAETREQLGGYFLIEADNLDEAIAVAARIPMARKGTVEVRPVIEIPGLPS; encoded by the coding sequence ATGAAATACATGTTGCTCATTTACCTCGAGGAGAAGGCGGGCTTGAGCGAGGCCGAACGGCAGGATTGCTACAAGGAATCCTCGCAACTCGCTCACGAGCTCCACTTGAAGGGACAGTATGTGTCCGCCAACCCTCTCCACGAGACCTCGATGGCGACCAGTGTCAGGGTTCGTGACGGCAAGCGGTTTGTCACCGACGGTCCGTTCGCCGAGACGCGGGAACAATTGGGCGGATATTTCCTCATCGAGGCGGACAATCTTGACGAGGCGATTGCCGTGGCTGCGCGTATCCCCATGGCGCGTAAGGGAACGGTCGAAGTACGACCGGTGATCGAGATCCCCGGTCTGCCGTCCTAG
- a CDS encoding exo-alpha-sialidase — translation MSKVRLLVGTKKGAFILTSDGTRKKWDVSGPSFGGWELYHLKGSPADPNRLYASQTSSWFGQIIQRSDDGGKTWNAPGTKPEDLMGSDGMPKGESNMFLYDTSAETGRPLTTHQWYDGTQKPWEFKRVWHLEPSLTDPDTVYAGIEDAALFRSTDGGRTWHELAGLREVKGILWQPGAGGMCLHTIMFDRTDPGRMYVAISAAGAFRTDDGGKTWRAINKGLKSQYELPDPDADVGHCVHRIAMHPSRSNVLFMQKHWDVMRSDDAGGSWHEISGNLPTDFGFPIDVHAHEPNTIYVVPIKSDSEHYPPDGKLRVYRSKTGGNEWEALTKGLPQRDCYVNILRDAMAVDQLDPCGIYFGTTGGQVYGSATGGDSWEPIVRDLPAVLSVEVQTL, via the coding sequence ATGAGCAAGGTGCGATTACTCGTCGGGACAAAAAAAGGCGCCTTCATTCTGACGTCGGATGGAACGCGTAAAAAATGGGACGTGAGCGGTCCCTCCTTCGGCGGCTGGGAGCTGTATCACCTCAAGGGTTCGCCCGCCGATCCGAATCGGTTGTATGCCTCGCAGACCAGCAGTTGGTTCGGGCAGATCATCCAGCGATCGGATGACGGCGGCAAGACCTGGAACGCGCCCGGGACCAAGCCGGAGGACCTCATGGGATCGGATGGCATGCCGAAGGGCGAGAGCAACATGTTTCTTTATGATACGTCCGCCGAGACCGGCAGACCCCTCACGACACACCAGTGGTACGACGGCACGCAAAAGCCCTGGGAGTTCAAGCGGGTGTGGCATCTTGAGCCGTCGCTCACCGACCCCGATACGGTCTATGCCGGGATCGAAGATGCGGCGCTTTTCCGTTCGACCGACGGAGGGCGCACGTGGCACGAGTTGGCGGGGCTGCGCGAGGTTAAAGGGATTTTGTGGCAGCCGGGCGCCGGCGGGATGTGCCTGCATACCATCATGTTCGATCGCACCGATCCCGGGCGGATGTATGTTGCCATCTCCGCGGCGGGCGCCTTTCGCACAGATGACGGCGGCAAGACCTGGCGGGCGATCAACAAGGGCCTCAAGTCCCAGTATGAATTGCCCGATCCGGATGCGGATGTCGGACATTGTGTGCACCGTATCGCCATGCATCCGTCACGATCGAACGTGCTGTTCATGCAAAAGCACTGGGACGTCATGCGGAGCGACGATGCGGGCGGCTCCTGGCATGAGATCAGCGGCAATCTGCCGACCGACTTCGGCTTTCCGATCGACGTGCACGCCCACGAGCCGAATACGATCTACGTCGTCCCGATCAAGAGCGACTCGGAGCACTATCCTCCGGACGGCAAGCTGCGGGTGTACAGGAGCAAAACGGGGGGTAACGAGTGGGAAGCATTGACGAAGGGGCTACCGCAGCGGGATTGCTACGTCAACATCCTGCGCGATGCCATGGCCGTCGACCAGCTCGATCCCTGCGGGATCTATTTCGGCACCACCGGCGGGCAGGTCTACGGATCAGCTACAGGCGGCGACAGCTGGGAGCCGATCGTGCGGGATTTGCCGGCGGTGTTGTCAGTCGAGGTCCAAACTTTGTAG
- a CDS encoding SRPBCC family protein has protein sequence MMAAMVMIAVGLIAGMLMYAATKPGTFRIQRSASINAPPGTVFALISDLHAWASWSPWEKKDLAMKKSHSGTPQGKGAVLEWDGNKDVGTGRMEVLESIPSSKILIKLDFLKPFEAHNTAEFTLIPNAASTEVTWAMYGPQPYMMKVMGLFCSMDNMVGKDFEAGLANLKAVVET, from the coding sequence ATGATGGCAGCGATGGTCATGATCGCGGTCGGGTTGATCGCCGGGATGCTCATGTATGCCGCAACCAAACCCGGCACGTTTCGCATCCAACGCTCGGCGAGCATCAACGCGCCGCCCGGAACAGTGTTTGCGCTCATCAGCGACCTCCACGCCTGGGCGTCCTGGTCGCCATGGGAGAAGAAAGACTTGGCGATGAAGAAGAGTCACAGCGGGACGCCCCAAGGAAAGGGCGCCGTGCTTGAATGGGATGGGAACAAGGACGTGGGCACGGGACGAATGGAAGTCCTCGAATCGATTCCCTCGTCCAAGATTCTCATCAAGCTGGACTTCCTGAAACCATTCGAGGCCCACAATACGGCGGAATTCACATTGATTCCCAACGCCGCCTCTACCGAAGTGACCTGGGCCATGTACGGCCCGCAGCCCTACATGATGAAAGTCATGGGGCTTTTTTGCAGCATGGACAACATGGTCGGCAAGGACTTTGAAGCGGGTCTGGCCAATTTGAAGGCAGTCGTTGAAACGTAA